The following are encoded together in the Dama dama isolate Ldn47 chromosome 29, ASM3311817v1, whole genome shotgun sequence genome:
- the FOXE1 gene encoding forkhead box protein E1 encodes MTAESGPPPPPPPPEALAAVKEERGEAGAGAVPAEAAGRGAGGRRRKRPLQRGKPPYSYIALIAMAIAHAPERRLTLGGIYKFITERFPFYRDNPKKWQNSIRHNLTLNDCFLKIPREAGRPGKGNYWALDPNAEDMFESGSFLRRRKRFKRSDLSTYPAYMHDAAAAAAAAAAAAAAAIFPGGVPAARPPYPGAVYAGYAAPSLAAPPPVYYPAASPGPCRVFGLVPERPLSPELGPAPSGPAGSCSFAPAGGSAASTAYQPAGCAGARPANTSAYAAAYAGPDGTYSQGAGGALFAAAGRLAGPASPRAGGGGGGVETAVDFYGRTSPGQFGALGPCYNPGGQLGAGSGGAYHARHAAAYPGAVDRFVSAM; translated from the coding sequence ATGACGGCCGAGagcgggccgccgccgccgccgccgccgccggaggCGCTGGCGGCCGTGAAGGAGGAGCGCGGTGAGGCGGGGGCCGGCGCGGTGCCTGCGGAGGCCGCGGGTCGCGGCGCCGGTGGGCGGCGGCGGAAGCGCCCCCTGCAGCGGGGCAAGCCGCCCTACAGCTACATCGCGCTCATCGCCATGGCCATAGCGCACGCGCCGGAGCGCCGCCTCACTCTGGGCGGCATCTACAAGTTCATCACCGAGCGTTTCCCCTTCTACCGCGACAACCCCAAGAAGTGGCAGAACAGCATCCGCCACAACCTGACGCTCAACGACTGCTTCCTCAAGATCCCGCGCGAGGCCGGCCGCCCGGGCAAGGGCAACTACTGGGCGCTCGACCCCAACGCCGAGGACATGTTCGAGAGCGGCAGCTTCCTGCGCCGCCGCAAGCGCTTCAAGCGCTCTGACCTGTCCACGTACCCGGCTTACATGCACgacgcggccgccgccgccgccgccgccgccgccgccgccgccgccgccatcttCCCGGGCGGCGTGCCCGCCGCGCGCCCTCCTTACCCCGGCGCGGTCTATGCCGGCTACGCCGCACCGTCGCTCGCCGCGCCGCCCCCGGTCTACTACCCGGCCGCCTCGCCAGGCCCGTGCCGCGTCTTCGGCCTGGTGCCTGAGCGGCCGCTCAGCCCGGAACTGGGCCCCGCGCCCTCGGGGCCCGCCGGTTCCTGCTCCTTTGCCCCGGCCGGCGGCTCTGCGGCTAGCACCGCTTACCAGCCGGCCGGCTGCGCCGGTGCCCGACCCGCCAACACTTCCGCCTATGCGGCCGCCTACGCTGGCCCCGACGGCACGTACTCGCAAGGGGCCGGCGGGGCCCTCTTCGCAGCGGCCGGCCGCTTGGCCGGGCCCGCTTCGCCCCGCgcgggtggcggcggcggcggcgtcgAGACTGCGGTGGACTTCTATGGGCGCACATCGCCCGGCCAGTTCGGAGCGCTGGGGCCCTGCTACAATCCTGGTGGGCAGCTCGGAGCGGGCAGTGGAGGCGCCTACCACGCTCGCCACGCGGCTGCCTATCCGGGCGCGGTGGATCGGTTCGTGTCCGCCATGTGA